The Couchioplanes caeruleus nucleotide sequence GGGAGAAGGCCGCCCGCCACGACCCGGCCACCGGGCGCTCCCGGCGCTACCCGTGGGGCGACGAGGCGCCGGAGCCCCGGCACGCCAACCTGGGTCAGCGCCACCTCGCCCCGGCGGCGGTGGGGGCGTACCCGGACGGCGCCTCGCCGCTCGGCGTCCACCAGCTCATCGGTGACGTCTGGGAATGGACCAGTTCCGGGTTCCACGGCTATCCCGGCTTCGCCGTCTTCCCGTACGCGGAGTATTCCCAGGTCTTCTTCGGCGGCGACTACAAAGTGCTGCGCGGCGGCTCGTTCGGCACGGACGCGGCCGCGTGCCGGGGCACGTTCCGCAACTGGGACCACCCGATCCGGCGGCAGATCTTCAGCGGCTTCCGCTGCGCCCGGGACGTCGTGTGATGTGCCGCCACCTGGCCTATCTCGGCAGCCCGCGGCCGCTGTCCGCGGTGTTGTTCGAGCCGCCGCATGCGCTCGTGCGGCAGGCGTGGGCGCCGCGGGACATGCGCGGCGGTGGCACGATCAACGCCGACGGCTTCGGCGTGGCCTGGTACCCGCCGGGGCGCGCCGAGCCGGTCCGTTACCGCAGCGCCGCCCCCCTGTGGTCCGACGCCGCCCTTCCGGCGCTGGCGTCCGCCACGGTCGCCGGCGCCGTACTGGCCGCCGTACGGTCCGCCACCGTCGGCATGCCGGTCACCGAGACGGCCGCCGCGCCCTTCGCGGAGGGACCCTGGCTGTTCAGCCACAACGGGGTCGTCCGCGGCTGGCCGGAATCGGTGACCAAGGTCGCCGGCCGGCTGCCGGTCCAGGACCTGATCACGCTCGACGCCCCGACCGACGCCGCGCTGCTCTGGGCGCTGGTCCGGGACCGGCTGCGAGCCGGTACACCGGCGGCCGAGGCGGTCACCGAGGTGCTCGCCGAGGTCGACCTCGCGGCACCCGGTTCCCGCCTCAACCTCCTGCTGACCGACGGGCGGCAGATCGTCGCCACCACGGCCGGCCACGCGCTGTCCGTGCGGGCGGCACCGGCCGCCGTGCTCGTCAGCTCCGAACCCCTCGACGACGACCCGGCCTGGCAGGCCGTACCGGAGCGCCACCTGCTGGTGGCGACCCCGTCCACCCTGACCATCACCCCGCTAGGGAGAGCCTGATCCATGTTGGACGTGCACCTCGACGAACAGGACATCGCCCGGCACCTGCGCGCGGACGTGGCCACCGGCCTGACCGCGCCGGCCAAGTGGCTGCCGCCGAAGTGGTTCTACGACGCCCGCGGCAGCGAGCTGTTCGAGGAGATCACCCGGCTGCCCGAGTACTACCCGACCCGTACCGAGCGGGCGATCCTGGCCGGCCACGCCGCCGACGTCGCCGCGCTCACCGACGCCAAGACGCTGGTCGAGCTCGGCTCCGGCTCGTCGGAGAAGACCCGCCTGCTGCTCGACGCGCTGCTGCGCCACGGCACGCTCGGCGCGTTCGCACCGCTCGACGTGTCCGAGGCGGCGCTGCGCGAGGCGGTCGCCGGGCTCACCGCCGACTACCCGGACCTGGCCGTACGCGGCGTCGTCGGGGACATGACCCGCCACCTCCAGCACATCCCGGACGGCGACAACCGGGTGGTGGCCTTCCTCGGCGGCACGATCGGCAACCTCGTACCGGCGGAACGGGCGACGTTCCTGCGGGACCTGCGTGCGGTGCTCGGCGAGGGTGAATGGCTGCTGCTCGGCACCGACCTCGTCAAGGACCCGGCGATCGTGGTGCCCGCGTACGACGACGCGGCGGGTGTGACGGCCGACTTCAACCGCAACGTGCTGCGCGTGATCAACTCGCGGCTGGGCGCGGACTTCGACGTGGACGCGTACGACCACGTGGCCCTCTGGGACGCGCGCAACGAGTGGATCGAGATGCGGCTGCGCGCCCGTACGGCCCAGCGGGTCACGATCCCGGAGCTCGGGCTCACCGTCGACTACGCCGAGGGCGAGGAGATGCGTACGGAGATCTCCGCGAAGTTCCGCCGCGAAGGGCTGGCGGCGGAACTGGCGGCGGCCGGCTTCGCACTGCGCGAGTGGTGGACGGACCCGCAGGGCTGGTTCGCCGTCTCCCTCGCCCAGGCTGTCACCGCAGGGTGAGCAGGGCCGTGACCGTGCGCGTGAGGACCTGCCGGGCCGCGTCCACGTCGAGGCCCATCGCGTCGCGCAGGGTGCCCCAGGTGGGCCACATGCCGGCCGCCGTCAGCGCGTTCAGCAGTGCCTCGTCGTCGCCGATCTCGCGGGCGAAGAGCGTGCACAGCTCGTCCCGGACCCGCTGGATGTGCACGCGGCGGTAGCTCTGCAGGGCGGGGGAGAACGGCTCCTTGAGCGACGACGCCTTGGCGATCGGGGCGATCTGCTCCAGCATGCGGGCGCGCTGGTGGCAGTACGCCTCGATGCGCCGGTCGAGGGGCAGGTCGGTCGGGACCGGGTCGTACGTCTCGTCGCGCTGCTCGAGGATGAGCTGGCCGCTGGCGGCGAACAGCGCCTCCATGTCCGCGAAGTGGCTCCACAGCGCGCGCAGGCTGACGCCGGCCTGCTTGGCGATGCGGTCCGCGGTGGGACGCAGGTCGCCCTCGCGGATGAGGGCGACGTGCGCCTCGACGATCGCGCTGCGGGTGCGCTCCGAGCGGGCCGTGCGGCCGTCGATGCGCTGGGGCGGGCGGGGTGAGGCGGCCGGCATCAGTAGCTCCGGTGGTGGTGGCTCGTACGGTGGACCGGCCCGGAGAGCGGGGCCGGATGGGAGCGGGCGCGGCCCGGCATCAGGCGCTCCGGTAGCGCTTGAGCTCCCGGCGGGCCAGCGATCGCTTGTGGACCTCGTCCGGGCCGTCCGCCAGCCGCAGGGTACGGGCCGCCGCCCACAGCCGGGCCAGCGGGGTGTCCTGGCCGACGCCGGCCGCGCCGTGGGCCTGGATGGCCTTGTCGAGGATCCACTCGGCGGTGGCCGGTACGACGATCTTGATGGCCTGGATCTCGGTGTGCGCGCCCTTGTTGCCGACGGTGTCCATCAGCCAGGCCGCCTTCAGCACCAGCAGGCGCGCCTGCTCGATGCGGACCCGGGACTCCGCGATCCACTCCTGCACCACGCCCTGCTCGGCGAGGGGCTTGCCGAACGCCGTACGGGCCAGCGCCCGCGTGCACATCAGCTCCAGCGCCCGTTCAGCCATGCCGATGAGCCGCATGCAGTGGTGGATGCGGCCGGGTCCCAGCCGCGCCTGCGAGATCGCGAAGCCGGAGCCCTCCTCGCCGATCAGGTTGCTCACCGGTACGCGCACCCCGTCGAAGATCATCTCCGCGTGGCCGCCGTGGTCGCCGTCGTCGTAGCCGAACACCGTCATGCCCCGCTTGACCGTCAGGCCCGGGGTGTCCCGGGGCACGAGGATCATGCTCTGCTGCACGTGCCGGGCGGCCTCGGGGTCGGTCTTGCCCATCACGATGAAGATCCGGCAGTCCGGGTTCATCGCGCCGGAGATGTAGAACTTGCGGCCGGTGATGACGTACTCGTCGCCGTCGCGCTCGATGCGGGTGCCGATGTTCGTCGCGTCCGAGGAAGCGACCTGCGGCTCGGTCATCGCGAACGCCGAGCGGATCGTCCCGTCCAGCAGCGGACGCAGCCAGCGCTCCCGCTGCTCGGGGCTGCCGAACTCGGCGAGGACCTCCATGTTGCCGGTGTCCGGGGCCGCGCAGTTCAGCGCCGCCGGGGCGATCGACGGGCTCCGGCCGGTCAGCTCGGCCAGCGGCGCGTACTGCAGGTTGGTCAGGCCGGCGCCGTGCTCGCCCGGCAGGAACAGGTTCCACAGGCCGGCGGCCTTGGCCCGCTCCCGCAGCGGGGCCAGCGCGGGCGGCGGCGACCAGTCACCGCGGTACGACCCGTGGAAGCCGTCCTCCGCGGGGTAGACGTACTCGTCCATGAAGGCGAGCAGCCGCTTGCGGTAGTCCTCGGTCTTCTCGTCGTACGCGAAGTCCATCAGTTGTCCTCCAGCGACTCGTGTCCCTGCGCGACGAGCGGTGCCACCATCGCGCCGACGGTGTCGAAGCCCTCGCCGACCGTCTGGCCCTGCACGTAGCGGTAGTGCACGCCCTCGAGGATCACGGCCAGCTTGAACGCGGCGAATGCCACGTACCAGTGCAGGTCGGAGACGTCGCGGCCGGACCGCTTGGCGTAGTGCTCGCCGATCTCCGCCAGGCTCGGGTGCCCGGGCACGGACAGCGGCGTGCGGTCGGGCAGCAGCAGCGGGCGCCCGGCGTAGACGAGCATCAGGGCGACGTCGCTGAGCGGGTCGCCGAGCGTCGACATCTCCCAGTCCAGCACGGCGTTGACCTGCAGCTGCTCGCCGATCAGGACGTTGTCGAGGCGGTAGTCGCCGTGCACGACCGAGCCCGGCCCGCCCGCCGGGATGTCCGCGGCGAGGCGCGCGTGCAGCTCCTCGATGCCCGGCACGTCCCGGCTGCGGGAGGCGTCGAGCTGCTTCTTCCAGCGGCGTACCTGCCGCTCGTTGAAGCCCTCGGGCCGGCCGAAGTCGCCCAGCCCGATCGCCGCCGGGTCCAGCGCGTGCAGGTCGGCGAGGGTGTCCACCAGCGACAGCGTGAGCCGCCGCATGGCTTCCGGACCCATGGCGTCCAGCACGGCGACGTCGCGGTAGATCGTCCCGTCGACGTGCTCCATCAGGTAGAACGGGGCGCCGATGACGTCCGGGTCGGTGCACAGGCGTACGGGCGCCGGCGCGGGGAACCCGGCCTGCGACAGCGCCGCCAGCACCTTGTGCTCGCGGGACATGTCGTGCGCGGTGGGCAGCACGTGCCCGAGCGGCGGCCGGCGCAGCACCCAGCGGTGGGTGCCGTCGGTGACCGCGTACGTGAGGTTGGAGCGCCCGCCGGCGAACATCGTGGCGCTCAGCGGCGGCAAGCCCAGGTACGCCTGCAGCTTCTCCAGGTCGAGTCCGCGCGGCCCGCTCACGGCATCGCCGCCGCGTCGAAGCCGCGCTGGATCTTGTTCATGCCGCCCAGCCAGCGGTCGGGGTCGGTGGCCCGGCGCTGGTAGAACTCGGCCACCTCGGGGTGCGGCAGGATCAGGAAGCTGTCGCCCGCGAGACCCTCCACCACCGTCTCGGCGACGTCCTCCGGCTCGATCGCGCCCGCCGCGAGGAGCGCCTTGCTGGCGCTCCGCCCGCCGTCGACCATCATCGCCGTGTTGACGCCCTGCGGGCACAGCGCCTGCACGGTGACGCCGCGGTGGGCGTACGTGGCGCGCAGCCATTCGGCGAAGCCCAGCGCGGCGTGCTTGGTGACCGAGTACGGCGCCGAGCCGAGCAGCGTGAGCAGCCCTGCGGCGGACACGGTGAACAGCAGCCGGCCGCCGTGGCCGGTTTCGCTGTCGAGCCAGCGGGGGAGCAGGGCGCGGGCCACGTACACATGGGACATGACGTTGACCTGCCACGCCTTCTCCCAGTCGGCGTCGGGAGCGTCGGCCGAGCCCGCGGTGAGGATGCCGGCGTTGGCGCAGAAGAGGTCGCAGCCGCCCAGCTCGTCCCACGCCGTGTCGACGAGGCGGCGCACGTCCGCCTCGTTCGCGACGTCGCCCGGGACGGCCAGGCCACCGATGTCGGCGGCCACGGCCTGCGCGGCCGCCGCGTCGAGGTCGTTCACGACGACCCGGGCGCCGTCGGCGGCGAAGCGGCGGGCCAGCGCCGCGCCGATGCCCCCGCCCGCCCCGGTGACGACGACCCGCGGGAACCGGGCCGTCACTGGACCGACCCGGTGAGCGTGACGCCGCCGTCGATGACCAGCGTCTGACCGGTGATCCAGGCGGC carries:
- the egtC gene encoding ergothioneine biosynthesis protein EgtC, whose amino-acid sequence is MCRHLAYLGSPRPLSAVLFEPPHALVRQAWAPRDMRGGGTINADGFGVAWYPPGRAEPVRYRSAAPLWSDAALPALASATVAGAVLAAVRSATVGMPVTETAAAPFAEGPWLFSHNGVVRGWPESVTKVAGRLPVQDLITLDAPTDAALLWALVRDRLRAGTPAAEAVTEVLAEVDLAAPGSRLNLLLTDGRQIVATTAGHALSVRAAPAAVLVSSEPLDDDPAWQAVPERHLLVATPSTLTITPLGRA
- the egtD gene encoding L-histidine N(alpha)-methyltransferase, producing MLDVHLDEQDIARHLRADVATGLTAPAKWLPPKWFYDARGSELFEEITRLPEYYPTRTERAILAGHAADVAALTDAKTLVELGSGSSEKTRLLLDALLRHGTLGAFAPLDVSEAALREAVAGLTADYPDLAVRGVVGDMTRHLQHIPDGDNRVVAFLGGTIGNLVPAERATFLRDLRAVLGEGEWLLLGTDLVKDPAIVVPAYDDAAGVTADFNRNVLRVINSRLGADFDVDAYDHVALWDARNEWIEMRLRARTAQRVTIPELGLTVDYAEGEEMRTEISAKFRREGLAAELAAAGFALREWWTDPQGWFAVSLAQAVTAG
- a CDS encoding TetR/AcrR family transcriptional regulator; amino-acid sequence: MPAASPRPPQRIDGRTARSERTRSAIVEAHVALIREGDLRPTADRIAKQAGVSLRALWSHFADMEALFAASGQLILEQRDETYDPVPTDLPLDRRIEAYCHQRARMLEQIAPIAKASSLKEPFSPALQSYRRVHIQRVRDELCTLFAREIGDDEALLNALTAAGMWPTWGTLRDAMGLDVDAARQVLTRTVTALLTLR
- a CDS encoding acyl-CoA dehydrogenase family protein, translating into MDFAYDEKTEDYRKRLLAFMDEYVYPAEDGFHGSYRGDWSPPPALAPLRERAKAAGLWNLFLPGEHGAGLTNLQYAPLAELTGRSPSIAPAALNCAAPDTGNMEVLAEFGSPEQRERWLRPLLDGTIRSAFAMTEPQVASSDATNIGTRIERDGDEYVITGRKFYISGAMNPDCRIFIVMGKTDPEAARHVQQSMILVPRDTPGLTVKRGMTVFGYDDGDHGGHAEMIFDGVRVPVSNLIGEEGSGFAISQARLGPGRIHHCMRLIGMAERALELMCTRALARTAFGKPLAEQGVVQEWIAESRVRIEQARLLVLKAAWLMDTVGNKGAHTEIQAIKIVVPATAEWILDKAIQAHGAAGVGQDTPLARLWAAARTLRLADGPDEVHKRSLARRELKRYRSA
- a CDS encoding phosphotransferase family protein gives rise to the protein MSGPRGLDLEKLQAYLGLPPLSATMFAGGRSNLTYAVTDGTHRWVLRRPPLGHVLPTAHDMSREHKVLAALSQAGFPAPAPVRLCTDPDVIGAPFYLMEHVDGTIYRDVAVLDAMGPEAMRRLTLSLVDTLADLHALDPAAIGLGDFGRPEGFNERQVRRWKKQLDASRSRDVPGIEELHARLAADIPAGGPGSVVHGDYRLDNVLIGEQLQVNAVLDWEMSTLGDPLSDVALMLVYAGRPLLLPDRTPLSVPGHPSLAEIGEHYAKRSGRDVSDLHWYVAFAAFKLAVILEGVHYRYVQGQTVGEGFDTVGAMVAPLVAQGHESLEDN
- a CDS encoding SDR family oxidoreductase — protein: MTARFPRVVVTGAGGGIGAALARRFAADGARVVVNDLDAAAAQAVAADIGGLAVPGDVANEADVRRLVDTAWDELGGCDLFCANAGILTAGSADAPDADWEKAWQVNVMSHVYVARALLPRWLDSETGHGGRLLFTVSAAGLLTLLGSAPYSVTKHAALGFAEWLRATYAHRGVTVQALCPQGVNTAMMVDGGRSASKALLAAGAIEPEDVAETVVEGLAGDSFLILPHPEVAEFYQRRATDPDRWLGGMNKIQRGFDAAAMP